The following are from one region of the Endozoicomonas sp. 4G genome:
- a CDS encoding AAA family ATPase, translating into MNYRVVFTGGPGSGKTTIISLLSCLGYQTAPEVGRKVIQSQVNSQGSALPWIDKVAFRDEMVFEEISNYKNYGNSVLTFFDRSIIDSYGYSKLEKIQISDILLKKCHELAYNRNVFIFPPWESIYENDTDRKQSFNEAVATYNEMVKAYKQFGYRLIEAPKVSVAERVEFILHKIGSG; encoded by the coding sequence GTGAATTATAGAGTCGTGTTTACCGGTGGACCCGGTTCAGGAAAAACCACCATCATTAGTCTGTTAAGTTGTTTAGGGTATCAAACTGCCCCAGAGGTCGGACGAAAAGTTATACAGTCTCAGGTTAACTCTCAAGGTTCAGCGTTACCTTGGATCGATAAGGTTGCCTTTAGAGATGAAATGGTTTTTGAAGAAATAAGCAATTACAAAAATTACGGTAACTCTGTTCTCACATTCTTTGACCGAAGCATCATTGACTCATATGGATACAGTAAACTTGAGAAAATTCAGATATCCGATATCTTGCTAAAAAAATGCCATGAGTTGGCTTATAATCGAAACGTATTTATTTTTCCTCCATGGGAATCGATTTACGAAAATGATACGGATCGCAAGCAAAGCTTCAATGAGGCTGTTGCAACGTATAATGAAATGGTGAAAGCTTATAAGCAGTTCGGTTATCGGCTAATTGAAGCTCCAAAAGTATCCGTTGCTGAACGAGTTGAGTTTATCTTGCATAAAATTGGCAGCGGCTAA
- a CDS encoding tetratricopeptide repeat protein: MQSIINDAIKLRQQENFAASIRKLESLITDKKYSGQAFLQIAWNYDAQGMERDAIPYYKNALNGALSKDDRFDCLLGLASSLRCIGNYEEADLFFKVLVSEFTDRDELIPFYAMNLYNLGKHKESVRLLLQILLKTTDSPNITAYKDAIDIYAHDLDQTW, translated from the coding sequence ATGCAATCAATCATTAATGATGCAATTAAATTGCGACAACAAGAAAACTTCGCAGCATCAATTAGAAAATTAGAAAGCCTCATCACAGACAAAAAGTATTCTGGTCAAGCGTTCTTACAGATAGCATGGAATTATGACGCTCAAGGTATGGAACGGGATGCCATTCCATATTATAAAAATGCACTAAATGGTGCTTTATCAAAAGATGATAGATTCGATTGTTTATTAGGGTTAGCCAGCAGTTTACGATGCATAGGCAACTATGAAGAAGCTGATTTATTCTTCAAAGTGTTAGTTTCTGAATTCACTGACAGGGATGAACTGATCCCTTTCTATGCAATGAATTTGTATAATCTTGGCAAACACAAAGAGTCTGTCAGATTGCTACTTCAAATTTTGTTAAAAACAACAGATTCACCAAACATTACAGCATACAAGGATGCGATTGACATCTACGCACATGACTTGGATCAAACTTGGTAG
- a CDS encoding AAA family ATPase has protein sequence MLKKISVRGFRNFKDWYEFDLETKKNYEFNTETIKDGIVKSSIIYGQNGSGKSNLGLAILDLTCHINDIPVMPSLNMNYFNGDNEKSSIAEFVYIFKFGKHLVEYAYGKDSPNVTTYESLKINNKVVICFNRDKQSLLETNLSGTETLNKDLSETNISAIKYIKSNAILDKSDIESQIFKKFIEFVSGMVFFRTLLQNADYYGQILDSKRLSKAIIDSERLDDFEDFLNSAGVDCKLKAVGESSEERIVFEFKNHSVDFRLAASTGTMSLGIFYYWWLKLDSNQLTFAYIDEFDAYYHFSLSKMVVKKLIQADCQTILTTHNLSIMSNDLLRPDSYFILLDKQYPFYELVDKDLRKAHNLEKIYKGLKYVS, from the coding sequence ATGCTTAAGAAAATATCAGTAAGGGGGTTTAGGAACTTCAAGGATTGGTATGAGTTCGATCTTGAAACTAAAAAAAATTATGAATTTAATACTGAAACTATTAAAGACGGTATAGTTAAAAGCTCCATAATTTATGGACAAAATGGCAGTGGCAAATCAAATCTGGGGCTGGCTATTTTAGATCTAACTTGTCATATTAATGATATTCCTGTTATGCCATCGTTAAATATGAATTATTTTAATGGTGACAATGAAAAATCAAGTATTGCTGAGTTTGTTTATATATTTAAGTTTGGAAAACACCTAGTTGAATACGCTTACGGTAAAGATTCTCCCAACGTTACAACTTATGAAAGTTTGAAAATAAATAACAAAGTGGTTATTTGTTTTAATCGAGACAAGCAGAGCCTTTTAGAAACAAACCTATCAGGAACAGAAACTCTTAACAAGGATTTATCTGAAACAAATATATCAGCCATTAAGTATATAAAATCCAATGCAATTCTTGATAAAAGCGATATTGAATCCCAAATTTTTAAGAAGTTTATAGAATTTGTTTCTGGCATGGTTTTCTTCAGAACTCTATTACAAAATGCTGATTATTATGGTCAAATATTAGACAGCAAAAGGTTGTCTAAAGCTATTATTGATTCAGAGAGATTAGATGATTTTGAAGATTTTCTTAACTCTGCTGGAGTTGATTGCAAGTTAAAAGCTGTTGGAGAAAGCAGTGAAGAACGAATTGTTTTCGAATTTAAAAATCACTCAGTCGATTTTAGACTAGCAGCCTCTACAGGTACAATGTCGCTAGGTATCTTTTATTATTGGTGGCTTAAATTAGATAGTAATCAATTAACTTTTGCTTACATTGATGAATTTGACGCATATTATCATTTTTCATTATCAAAAATGGTTGTCAAAAAGCTAATACAAGCAGATTGTCAAACAATACTTACAACTCATAATTTAAGCATCATGTCTAATGATTTACTGAGACCTGATAGTTATTTTATTCTGTTAGATAAGCAATATCCATTTTATGAGCTTGTTGATAAAGACTTAAGAAAAGCACACAACCTGGAGAAAATATACAAGGGTTTAAAGTATGTCTCCTAA
- a CDS encoding GNAT family N-acetyltransferase, which yields MGVNYIQKSSSKIMQIILNEKPSKEEISEIREGIRSFNRPFLEGVRDDDIVCYLNNKTGEKIAGVVGRIRGNWLSVEYLWVDETEKGKGLGSELLLKLESHARQQGCHSSMLQTASFQAEPFYKKHGYKTQMILDDFFENAEVYYMTKRLEVS from the coding sequence ATGGGTGTTAACTATATTCAAAAAAGTTCATCAAAAATTATGCAAATTATTCTGAACGAAAAACCAAGTAAAGAAGAAATCTCAGAAATAAGAGAAGGGATAAGGAGTTTTAACCGCCCATTTCTGGAAGGAGTCAGAGATGATGATATCGTCTGTTACCTGAACAATAAGACCGGAGAAAAAATAGCTGGTGTTGTAGGTCGTATCAGAGGTAATTGGCTCTCAGTTGAATATTTATGGGTCGATGAAACTGAAAAAGGAAAAGGCTTGGGTTCTGAATTACTTTTAAAGCTTGAATCCCACGCCAGGCAACAAGGTTGTCATTCATCCATGCTTCAGACTGCAAGCTTTCAGGCAGAACCATTCTATAAAAAGCATGGATATAAAACACAAATGATACTTGATGATTTCTTTGAAAATGCAGAAGTCTATTACATGACAAAAAGGTTAGAAGTTTCATAA
- a CDS encoding AAA family ATPase, with protein MNYRVVFTGGPGSGKTTVINLLSCLGYQTAPEVGRKIIQSQVNSQGAALPWMDKTAFRDEMVFEEISNYKNYGNSVLTFFDRSIIDSYGYSKLEKIQISDILLKKCQELAYNRNVFVFPPWESIYENDTDRKQSFNEAVATYDEMVKAYKQFGYRLIEVPKTSVAERVEFILHKIGSG; from the coding sequence TTGAATTATCGAGTAGTTTTTACTGGTGGGCCCGGTTCAGGAAAAACCACCGTCATTAATTTGTTAAGTTGCTTAGGGTATCAAACTGCCCCAGAGGTTGGACGAAAAATTATACAGTCTCAGGTTAACTCTCAAGGTGCAGCGTTACCTTGGATGGATAAGACTGCCTTTAGAGATGAAATGGTTTTTGAAGAAATAAGCAATTACAAAAATTATGGTAACTCTGTTCTCACATTCTTTGACCGAAGCATCATTGACTCATATGGATACAGTAAACTTGAGAAAATTCAGATATCCGATATCTTGCTAAAGAAATGCCAAGAGTTGGCTTATAATCGAAACGTATTTGTTTTTCCTCCATGGGAATCGATTTACGAAAATGATACGGATCGCAAGCAAAGCTTCAATGAGGCTGTTGCAACGTATGATGAAATGGTGAAAGCTTATAAGCAGTTCGGTTATCGGCTAATTGAAGTTCCAAAAACATCCGTTGCTGAACGAGTTGAGTTTATCTTGCATAAAATTGGCAGCGGCTAA
- a CDS encoding toxin-antitoxin system HicB family antitoxin, producing the protein MDKQIDRYTYRVTWSEEDQEYVGLCAEFPGLSWLEETQVAALSGIQNLVLDTVKEMKNANEEIPQPFSTRDYSGKVLLRITPETHRLLVIQAAESGVSLNRYIASRLH; encoded by the coding sequence ATGGATAAGCAAATTGACAGATATACATACCGGGTAACATGGTCTGAGGAAGATCAGGAATATGTTGGTTTATGTGCCGAATTTCCCGGCTTAAGCTGGCTGGAAGAGACACAAGTAGCCGCTTTATCAGGAATCCAGAACTTAGTTTTAGATACTGTAAAGGAAATGAAAAACGCAAATGAAGAAATACCTCAGCCATTTTCAACCAGGGACTACAGCGGAAAAGTTCTCTTAAGAATCACACCAGAAACGCATCGTTTACTGGTTATCCAGGCAGCAGAATCAGGAGTGAGCCTGAACCGCTATATAGCCAGCAGATTGCACTAA